From a single Glycine soja cultivar W05 chromosome 19, ASM419377v2, whole genome shotgun sequence genomic region:
- the LOC114400673 gene encoding alpha-1,4 glucan phosphorylase L isozyme, chloroplastic/amyloplastic-like isoform X2, with translation MASSSTTMRFSAASIGVAARSSAKSRLRFIGRNANLSLRMRRMSSFSVVKCVSGSEAKVQDTVAKQQEATTSLSSFTPDASSIASSIKYHAEFTPLFSPENFDLPQAFLATAQSVRDSLIINWNATYDYYEKLNVKQAYYLSMEFLQGRALLNAIGNLELTGPYAEALSKLGHKLESVAYQEPDAALGNGGLGRLASCFLDSLATLNYPAWGYGLRYKYGLFKQRITKDGQEEVAEDWLEMGNPWEIIRNDVSYPVKFYGKVVSGSDGKKHWIGGEDIKAVAHDVPIPGYKTKTTINLRLWSTKAASEEFDLSAFNAGRHTEASEALANAEKICYILYPGDEPIEGKILRLKQQYTLCSASLQDIIARFERRSGANVNWEEFPEKVAVQMNDTHPTLCIPELMRILIDVKGLNWKDAWNITQRTVAYTNHTVLPEALEKWSLDLMQKLLPRHIEIIEMIDEELVRTIIAEYGTENSDLLEKKLKEMRILENVELTAEFADILVKSKEAIDIPSEEQQSSEQAEAEDEKDDDEVEAVAKKNGTDESSIEDEKEELPEPVPEPPKLVRMANLCVVGGHAVNGVAEIHSEIVKDDVFNAFYKLWPEKFQNKTNGVTPRRWIRFCNPDLSKIITEWIGTEDWVLNTGKLAELRKFVDNEDLQVQWREAKRSNKVKVAAFIREKTGYSVSPDAMFDIQVKRIHEYKRQLMNIFGIVYRYKKMKEMSAAEREANFVPRVCIFGGKAFATYVQAKRIVKFITDVGATVNHDPEIGDLLKVVFVPDYNVSVAEMLIPASELSQHISTAGMEASGTSNMKFAMNGCILIGTLDGANVEIREEVGADNFFLFGAKAHEIAGLRKERAEGKFVPDPRFEEVKEFVRSGVFGSYNYDELMGSLEGNEGFGRADYFLVGKDFPSYIECQEKVDEAYRDQTKWTRMSILNTAGSYKFSSDRTIHEYAREIWNIEPVQLP, from the exons atggcttcttcttccaCGACAATGCGGTTCTCCGCGGCCTC CATCGGCGTCGCGGCCAGATCCTCCGCCAAATCGAGGCTCCGCTTCATCGGAAGGAACGCGAACTTGAGCCTCCGGATGAGGAGGATGAGCTCTTTCTCCGTCGTGAAGTGCGTCTCCGGAAGCGAGGCCAAGGTGCAGGATACCGTGGCCAAACAACAAG aAGCTACAACCTCTCTCAGCTCCTTCACGCCAGATGCTTCATCTATTGCCTCAAGTATTAAATACCATGCAGAGTTCACTCCATTGTTTTCTCCAGAGAATTTTGATCTACCACAGGCTTTTCTTGCAACTGCACAAAGTGTTCGAGATTCTCTCATTATAAACTGGAATGCTACCTATGATTACTATGAGAAACTGAATGTTAAGCAGGCATATTACCTTTCGATGGAATTTTTGCAG GGTAGAGCATTATTAAATGCAATAGGCAATCTAGAGCTAACTGGTCCCTATGCTGAGGCTTTGAGCAAGCTCGGGCATAAATTAGAAAGTGTGGCATACCAG GAGCCAGATGCTGCACTTGGAAATGGTGGTCTTGGGCGTCTTGCTTCATGTTTCTTGGACTCTTTGGCAACCTTGAACTATCCAGCTTGGGGTTATGGATTGAGATATAAGTATGGTTTATTTAAACAGCGAATAACCAAAGATGGGCAGGAGGAAGTTGCTGAAGATTGGCTTGAg ATGGGCAATCCCTGGGAGATTATTAGAAATGATGTTTCATATCCTGTAAAGTTCTATGGCAAGGTTGTTTCAGGGTCAGATGGTAAAAAACATTGGATTGGAGGAGAAGATATAAAAGCTGTTGCACATGATGTTCCCATACCAGGATATAAAACTAAGACTACAATCAACTTGAGACTTTGGTCTACAAAAGCTGCATCAGAAGAATTTGATTTATCTGCTTTTAATGCTGGAAGGCACACTGAAGCATCTGAGGCTCTAGCAAATGCTGAAAAG ATATGCTATATACTCTACCCTGGGGATGAACCAATAGAGGGCAAGATCCTTCGCCTCAAGCAACAATATACTTTATGTTCTGCTTCTCTTCAAGACATCATTGCTCGTTTTGAGAGAAGATCAGGAGCAAATGTTAATTGGGAAGAGTTTCCCGAGAAGGTTGCAGTGCAGATGAATGATACTCACCCAACGTTGTGCATCCCAGAGCTCATGAGAATTTTAATAGATGTAAAGGGCTTAAATTGGAAGGATGCTTGGAATATTACACAAAG GACTGTAGCATATACAAACCACACTGTTCTTCCAGAGGCATTAGAGAAATGGAGCTTGGATCTTATGCAGAAACTGCTTCCACGCCATATTGAGATAATAGAAATGATTGACGAGGAG CTGGTTCGGACCATAATTGCAGAATATGGCACAGAAAATTCAGACTTGCTGGAgaaaaaattgaaggaaatgAGAATACTAGAAAATGTCGAATTGACTGCAGAATTTGCAGATATACTGGTTAAGTCCAAAGAGGCCATTGATATTCCTAGTGAGGAGCAGCAAAGTTCTGAACAAGCAGAAGCAGAAGACgaaaaagatgatgatgaagtgGAAGCAGTTGCTAAAAAGAATGGAACAGATGAAAGTTCCATTGAGGATGAGAAAGAAGAGTTGCCTGAGCCAGTACCAGAACCACCAAAATTGGTTCGTATGGCAAATTTGTGTGTTGTGGGTGGTCATGCAGTGAATGGGGTTGCAGAGATACATAGTGAAATTGTAAAAGATGATGTTTTCAATGCATTTTATAAG TTGTGGCCCGAGAAGttccaaaacaaaacaaatggtGTGACACCAAGGAGATGGATCAGGTTCTGCAATCCAGATCTGAGTAAAATAATAACCGAGTGGATAGGTACTGAGGATTGGGTCCTAAATACTGGAAAATTGGCCGAGCTACGGAAG TTTGTAGACAATGAGGATCTACAAGTGCAGTGGAGGGAAGCAAAGAGGAGTAACAAAGTTAAAGTTGCAGCATTCATCAGAGAAAAAACAGGGTATTCTGTCAGTCCTGATGCAATGTTTGACATCCAG gtCAAGAGAATCCATGAATATAAGCGACAATTAATGAACATATTTGGAATTGTTTACCGATACAAGAAGATGAAAGAAATGAGTGcggcagaaagggaagcaaatTTTGTTCCTAGAGTTTGTATATTTGGGGGAAAAGCATTTGCTACATATGTGCAAGCCAAGagaattgtgaaatttattACAGATGTTGGGGCTACAGTAAATCATGACCCTGAAATAGGAGATCTACTTAAG GTTGTTTTTGTCCCTGATTATAATGTCAGTGTTGCCGAGATGCTTATTCCAGCAAGTGAATTGTCACAACATATCAG TACTGCTGGAATGGAGGCAAGTGGAACTAGCAATATGAAATTTGCAATGAATGGCTGCATATTGATTGGAACTTTAGATGGGGCCAATGTTGAAATAAGGGAAGAGGTTGGTGCAGACAACTTCTTCCTCTTTGGTGCCAAGGCTCATGAAATTGCTGGGCTGAGGAAAGAAAGAGCAGAGGGAAAG TTTGTGCCTGATCCACGATTTGAAGAAGTTAAAGAATTTGTCAGAAGTGGCGTTTTTGGATCTTACAACTATGACGAATTGATGGGATCCTTAGAAGGAAATGAAGGTTTTGGTCGAGCAGATTATTTCCTTGTAGGGAAAGACTTCCCCAGCTACATAGAATGCCAAGAGAAGGTTGATGAAGCATACCGTGACCAAACT AAATGGACAAGAATGTCAATATTGAACACAGCAGGTTCATACAAGTTTAGCAGTGACCGCACGATTCATGAATATGC
- the LOC114398020 gene encoding membrane-anchored ubiquitin-fold protein 1-like: protein MAGNQDQLEIKFLLSDGTDIGPKSYAAATSIATLKESVLAQWPKDKEYGPRTVKDLKLISAGKILENNRTVGECQSPLCDLPGGVITMHVVVQPPSVEKDKKVASEAKQSKCVCVIL, encoded by the exons ATGGCTGGGAACCAAGATCAGTTAGAGATCAAGTTTCTGTTGAGTGATGGTACAGATATTGGCCCCAAAAGTTATGCTGCTGCCACTAGTATTGCAACACTGAAAGAAAGTGTTCTTGCTCAATGGCCAAAAG ATAAGGAGTATGGACCAAGAACTGTAAAAGATTTGAAGTTAATTAGTGCCGGAAAAATATTGGAGAACAACAGAACAGTGGGAGAATGTCAGAGTCCCCTGTGTGATCTACCTGGTGGAGTTATAACAATGCATGTGGTTGTGCAACCACCTTCTGTGGAGAAAG ATAAGAAAGTAGCAAGTGAAGCGAAGCAGAGCAAATGTGTTTGTGTGATATTATAG
- the LOC114400673 gene encoding alpha-1,4 glucan phosphorylase L isozyme, chloroplastic/amyloplastic-like isoform X1, with product MASSSTTMRFSAASTGAEAALPRRSSVAGFIGVAARSSAKSRLRFIGRNANLSLRMRRMSSFSVVKCVSGSEAKVQDTVAKQQEATTSLSSFTPDASSIASSIKYHAEFTPLFSPENFDLPQAFLATAQSVRDSLIINWNATYDYYEKLNVKQAYYLSMEFLQGRALLNAIGNLELTGPYAEALSKLGHKLESVAYQEPDAALGNGGLGRLASCFLDSLATLNYPAWGYGLRYKYGLFKQRITKDGQEEVAEDWLEMGNPWEIIRNDVSYPVKFYGKVVSGSDGKKHWIGGEDIKAVAHDVPIPGYKTKTTINLRLWSTKAASEEFDLSAFNAGRHTEASEALANAEKICYILYPGDEPIEGKILRLKQQYTLCSASLQDIIARFERRSGANVNWEEFPEKVAVQMNDTHPTLCIPELMRILIDVKGLNWKDAWNITQRTVAYTNHTVLPEALEKWSLDLMQKLLPRHIEIIEMIDEELVRTIIAEYGTENSDLLEKKLKEMRILENVELTAEFADILVKSKEAIDIPSEEQQSSEQAEAEDEKDDDEVEAVAKKNGTDESSIEDEKEELPEPVPEPPKLVRMANLCVVGGHAVNGVAEIHSEIVKDDVFNAFYKLWPEKFQNKTNGVTPRRWIRFCNPDLSKIITEWIGTEDWVLNTGKLAELRKFVDNEDLQVQWREAKRSNKVKVAAFIREKTGYSVSPDAMFDIQVKRIHEYKRQLMNIFGIVYRYKKMKEMSAAEREANFVPRVCIFGGKAFATYVQAKRIVKFITDVGATVNHDPEIGDLLKVVFVPDYNVSVAEMLIPASELSQHISTAGMEASGTSNMKFAMNGCILIGTLDGANVEIREEVGADNFFLFGAKAHEIAGLRKERAEGKFVPDPRFEEVKEFVRSGVFGSYNYDELMGSLEGNEGFGRADYFLVGKDFPSYIECQEKVDEAYRDQTKWTRMSILNTAGSYKFSSDRTIHEYAREIWNIEPVQLP from the exons atggcttcttcttccaCGACAATGCGGTTCTCCGCGGCCTCCACCGGCGCCGAGGCGGCGCTTCCTCGCCGGAGCTCCGTCGCCGGATTCATCGGCGTCGCGGCCAGATCCTCCGCCAAATCGAGGCTCCGCTTCATCGGAAGGAACGCGAACTTGAGCCTCCGGATGAGGAGGATGAGCTCTTTCTCCGTCGTGAAGTGCGTCTCCGGAAGCGAGGCCAAGGTGCAGGATACCGTGGCCAAACAACAAG aAGCTACAACCTCTCTCAGCTCCTTCACGCCAGATGCTTCATCTATTGCCTCAAGTATTAAATACCATGCAGAGTTCACTCCATTGTTTTCTCCAGAGAATTTTGATCTACCACAGGCTTTTCTTGCAACTGCACAAAGTGTTCGAGATTCTCTCATTATAAACTGGAATGCTACCTATGATTACTATGAGAAACTGAATGTTAAGCAGGCATATTACCTTTCGATGGAATTTTTGCAG GGTAGAGCATTATTAAATGCAATAGGCAATCTAGAGCTAACTGGTCCCTATGCTGAGGCTTTGAGCAAGCTCGGGCATAAATTAGAAAGTGTGGCATACCAG GAGCCAGATGCTGCACTTGGAAATGGTGGTCTTGGGCGTCTTGCTTCATGTTTCTTGGACTCTTTGGCAACCTTGAACTATCCAGCTTGGGGTTATGGATTGAGATATAAGTATGGTTTATTTAAACAGCGAATAACCAAAGATGGGCAGGAGGAAGTTGCTGAAGATTGGCTTGAg ATGGGCAATCCCTGGGAGATTATTAGAAATGATGTTTCATATCCTGTAAAGTTCTATGGCAAGGTTGTTTCAGGGTCAGATGGTAAAAAACATTGGATTGGAGGAGAAGATATAAAAGCTGTTGCACATGATGTTCCCATACCAGGATATAAAACTAAGACTACAATCAACTTGAGACTTTGGTCTACAAAAGCTGCATCAGAAGAATTTGATTTATCTGCTTTTAATGCTGGAAGGCACACTGAAGCATCTGAGGCTCTAGCAAATGCTGAAAAG ATATGCTATATACTCTACCCTGGGGATGAACCAATAGAGGGCAAGATCCTTCGCCTCAAGCAACAATATACTTTATGTTCTGCTTCTCTTCAAGACATCATTGCTCGTTTTGAGAGAAGATCAGGAGCAAATGTTAATTGGGAAGAGTTTCCCGAGAAGGTTGCAGTGCAGATGAATGATACTCACCCAACGTTGTGCATCCCAGAGCTCATGAGAATTTTAATAGATGTAAAGGGCTTAAATTGGAAGGATGCTTGGAATATTACACAAAG GACTGTAGCATATACAAACCACACTGTTCTTCCAGAGGCATTAGAGAAATGGAGCTTGGATCTTATGCAGAAACTGCTTCCACGCCATATTGAGATAATAGAAATGATTGACGAGGAG CTGGTTCGGACCATAATTGCAGAATATGGCACAGAAAATTCAGACTTGCTGGAgaaaaaattgaaggaaatgAGAATACTAGAAAATGTCGAATTGACTGCAGAATTTGCAGATATACTGGTTAAGTCCAAAGAGGCCATTGATATTCCTAGTGAGGAGCAGCAAAGTTCTGAACAAGCAGAAGCAGAAGACgaaaaagatgatgatgaagtgGAAGCAGTTGCTAAAAAGAATGGAACAGATGAAAGTTCCATTGAGGATGAGAAAGAAGAGTTGCCTGAGCCAGTACCAGAACCACCAAAATTGGTTCGTATGGCAAATTTGTGTGTTGTGGGTGGTCATGCAGTGAATGGGGTTGCAGAGATACATAGTGAAATTGTAAAAGATGATGTTTTCAATGCATTTTATAAG TTGTGGCCCGAGAAGttccaaaacaaaacaaatggtGTGACACCAAGGAGATGGATCAGGTTCTGCAATCCAGATCTGAGTAAAATAATAACCGAGTGGATAGGTACTGAGGATTGGGTCCTAAATACTGGAAAATTGGCCGAGCTACGGAAG TTTGTAGACAATGAGGATCTACAAGTGCAGTGGAGGGAAGCAAAGAGGAGTAACAAAGTTAAAGTTGCAGCATTCATCAGAGAAAAAACAGGGTATTCTGTCAGTCCTGATGCAATGTTTGACATCCAG gtCAAGAGAATCCATGAATATAAGCGACAATTAATGAACATATTTGGAATTGTTTACCGATACAAGAAGATGAAAGAAATGAGTGcggcagaaagggaagcaaatTTTGTTCCTAGAGTTTGTATATTTGGGGGAAAAGCATTTGCTACATATGTGCAAGCCAAGagaattgtgaaatttattACAGATGTTGGGGCTACAGTAAATCATGACCCTGAAATAGGAGATCTACTTAAG GTTGTTTTTGTCCCTGATTATAATGTCAGTGTTGCCGAGATGCTTATTCCAGCAAGTGAATTGTCACAACATATCAG TACTGCTGGAATGGAGGCAAGTGGAACTAGCAATATGAAATTTGCAATGAATGGCTGCATATTGATTGGAACTTTAGATGGGGCCAATGTTGAAATAAGGGAAGAGGTTGGTGCAGACAACTTCTTCCTCTTTGGTGCCAAGGCTCATGAAATTGCTGGGCTGAGGAAAGAAAGAGCAGAGGGAAAG TTTGTGCCTGATCCACGATTTGAAGAAGTTAAAGAATTTGTCAGAAGTGGCGTTTTTGGATCTTACAACTATGACGAATTGATGGGATCCTTAGAAGGAAATGAAGGTTTTGGTCGAGCAGATTATTTCCTTGTAGGGAAAGACTTCCCCAGCTACATAGAATGCCAAGAGAAGGTTGATGAAGCATACCGTGACCAAACT AAATGGACAAGAATGTCAATATTGAACACAGCAGGTTCATACAAGTTTAGCAGTGACCGCACGATTCATGAATATGC